The nucleotide sequence TTCCTTCAATATGGTTACAATTACAATAGGTCTAAGGTTCTGGTGGCTGAAGAATGATATATTCATAAGCGTAATTCGCTTATTTTAAACAGTagacagagaccacatcttacTTGCCTTAATCCTGGATAGTTCTTTTGCCTCATATAAATGCATTCTGAGAAAGAATgatgtttgttaattttagGAGACTATAGCAGGCGTAGCGGTAGTGGAGAGTAACGGCGACGTGCGTCACGAAGGTCTGACGCTGCTGGTGGAAGGATGCGTCAATCTGCAGCTCAGCACTAAGAATGTGGGAATCTTTGAAGCCTTCTCAAACAGCATAAAGGTGATTTAGGTCTATATCAAACAACTTTAGATATAACTCAATGTTGCacattaaagttattaaagaTCAAAAGAAGGTGATACATgtctacatatagtcacatctatatcccttgctggatagacagagccaacagtcttgaaaagactgacaggccacacaGCTgtatgggttaatgatagcatTGTGATAGTGAATAGCGACAAAaacatgtgtatgtatattgtcaATTAACCacctatttttattgctatttaaaatgggattttaaaaaatctgtgtGCTACAAACtgaatgtttatctttttGATTTCAGCCACTAAACTTGTTGTACACATCAATAGAGCTAGCACCGCCTGGAAAAATCCCCACGGGAATCACAGAGATTCCATTTGAAGTCCCACTGCGTGCGCGGCAGGCAGTATCCCCAGGGTACCCAGGGTTGCTGGAGACCTACCATGGCGTGTTCGTCAATATTATGTACACTATCAAATGCAGCATGAAGAGGTCCTTCTTGAACAAGCCACTGAATGCTAGCTGCCAGTTCTTTGTTCAATACAGACAGGTTAGTTTTAGATTATCTATTTATGCTGATACATCTAAAGTTTGTGAATGAGTGAGTGTTTGTTTGAATCAGAAGATCATTATTTACCAAGTGCACTTGGTTACAACCTCTGGCACTATGTCAAGGAGGAGTTTCAATGCACTTGCTGACTTTACTCTTCATGTCCTTGTGATGGTTATAAAAAGATATTCATATAATTGGTATATCTCAGCAAGAGCCGCCGCCGCTGAAGCCGGTGCGCTGCGAGATCACGCCGAGCAGCATCCGCGCGTCCGCGGCCAGCGCGGGCCGCGTCTCCATGCCGCAGTTCCAGGTGTACGCAGAGATCGCCACTACCGTCTGCTCGCTGGACAAACCCATCACTGGGAAGGTAGATAAATCATGACGAACTATTTTCTTGAGCTTAGCTTCATGTTACTTCTGGAAGTCTAGCTTATCCATCTGTAGGTTGACTACTGGTTTAGAAGTTTTTGAGTTtgtttagttataaataaagaaatctaTTCTGCTTTCATTATAAGTACAAATAAGCCTTTATTATGAAGTACAATTAGCCTGTAGGAAAAGATGGCAATCCCTCGCGGCTCTGCCCGCGTGAAATGTACCCTTCTCTGTACTTCAaaaatgtatacaaaattCATGGGGATCAGATCAGTGATATTGAGGTGAACgacagacaaacaaatacactGTGCCTTAATAATTTCGCCTGCTTCTTCCCAGATCCGCGTGGAAGAATGCAGCGTTCCCATCAAATCCATAGAGCTACAACTGGTGCGCGTCGAGACCTGCGGCTGCGCAGAGGGCTACTCGCGGGACGGTATGTTAAGAGTAGCtatagttgtttttttaattaaatctttcaCAAATATACCCTTTGAACGCCGTAAGTAAAACTGATATTTTGTTTGCCATATAAGCTACTTCAATGATAGAAAACCGACTTTCTATTTTTGTGGTTTATAGTTCCTCTAAATGAGAACAACTTGTGGTGTTCTGAAAGACGCCTTAAGTTGTCCTTAgtataaagaaagaattgaagGCGCTGAAACTTGTTGTATTTTCGTAGACTGTAACCTTGTGAAAAAGgggaaatgttaaaaatataggtatatttgtaGCGACGGAGATCCAGAACATCCAGGCGGGCGACGGCGACGTGTGCCGCGGCCGCGACGTGCCGCTGCACATGGTGCTGCCGCGCCTCTTCACCTGCCCCACCACCACCA is from Amyelois transitella isolate CPQ chromosome 21, ilAmyTran1.1, whole genome shotgun sequence and encodes:
- the LOC106140664 gene encoding vacuolar protein sorting-associated protein 26C isoform X1, which encodes MSTNLSIVLKRASKVYHEGETIAGVAVVESNGDVRHEGLTLLVEGCVNLQLSTKNVGIFEAFSNSIKPLNLLYTSIELAPPGKIPTGITEIPFEVPLRARQAVSPGYPGLLETYHGVFVNIMYTIKCSMKRSFLNKPLNASCQFFVQYRQQEPPPLKPVRCEITPSSIRASAASAGRVSMPQFQVYAEIATTVCSLDKPITGKIRVEECSVPIKSIELQLVRVETCGCAEGYSRDATEIQNIQAGDGDVCRGRDVPLHMVLPRLFTCPTTTTLNFKIEFELNIAVIFEDDYLVTENFPILLLRSK
- the LOC106140664 gene encoding vacuolar protein sorting-associated protein 26C isoform X2, with protein sequence MSTNLSIVLKRASKVYHEGETIAGVAVVESNGDVRHEGLTLLVEGCVNLQLSTKNVGIFEAFSNSIKPLNLLYTSIELAPPGKIPTGITEIPFEVPLRARQAVSPGYPGLLETYHGVFVNIMYTIKCSMKRSFLNKPLNASCQFFVQYRQQEPPPLKPVRCEITPSSIRASAASAGRVSMPQFQVYAEIATTVCSLDKPITGKIRVEECSVPIKSIELQLVRVETCGCAEGYSRDEFELNIAVIFEDDYLVTENFPILLLRSK